The genomic DNA TGTACTTCACTCCATCGTTGACcaacaaataataaaagcatGTCAATGAGCCACACTGTTGTACTGGGTGAGGTGCTCCTTTATCACCATGAACACTCgtgctgcagtttattttcaaTTCCACTTATCCCATAATTTCCCCTGCTACAGGAAATGTGTATAAATCAGTACAAAAATGCACTTTTTCCAGGAAATTACTTTAACATTTGAGTAATAACTGAATTCTAGAACAAGCAGCTTTATCCTTGCACAGCAAACTGCTGATTTATACACAGATAAATACATGACCTCAACTTTTGCAAAGAATGTATAACCTAATAGTTGTAGGTAGATCATCaccagtgcatgtgtgtgtgtgtgtgtgtgtgagtaggcAGATGTTGCTGTACTCCCAGGAGGAGAATGGAGACTGTGTGTCCAGTGAGGAGGATCTCTTTATTCTGTAAGTACAACATGATTCATTCAACAGCTGGTGAAGCAGCAACCACTGAAATAACttgatgttttcatgaaacTAAAAATTGAATCTAAGAAGTAATGAGTCTGACCGACTCCACATACCACTCTCATCCTCTCACAGTCTTCTCAGTTATTACGTCTGATTTCCTGTGCTTTACTCAGGTTATTGAATACAGGGATTTGAACTTGAATGACACtgagtagagcgcatacctccaccaacagtccccttagaattcaaccaagctgcaccaagcTCCTAAATGTGCCGGATTtctttcatcaggatccatgaattgtttCCAGGGAAAACAGTGAAAGTGCTTGAAAAATGatctcacattgttaaagaaagggcTGCAGCTATTGATTCttttaataattttatattCTCTTGATTGTTCCTATGATTAGTCAAAACCTAAATATTTGTTGGCTTATTAAATAGCAATAGGATATATCTAAAAATGTttccttcttttaattttaaaatgtttatagGATAGATTGCATACAACATCTGTGTAAACTAAACCCATTAGCTGTACTTAGGTGTCATCTGGTTTTCTGAGATGCAAATATGGAcgaataaaacaattaaacgATAACTTCAAATTGCTTTTTAACAAAAAAGGTATACAAGGATGTCAATCTTAATatgttctttcttggcccatgtcccgtCCTTCCATCAGGTTTTGTGTCACCCAGTGACCTGACCCACCTGCTTTCTCATTCTTATCTTTCCCAGGTTCTTCTTGGAGCAGAACAACCGGATTTTCCAGACCCTGAGCGAGGTGGCGGGAAGCCCCGACCCCACTCTGACCCAAGAGAGCGTGAGGGCCATGGGTCTGGATCCTCACGGAGACAGGCTCTTCCTGCTCCACCTGCTGGAGATCTATGGCTACGACACCCTGCTGGTATCCGAacagctctgctgcagctgagtcAGAACGGACGGCCCAACTGTTTTTCCGCTTTTCATCACTGCTGGATTTAAGAAGGGAGTTGATCTGCCTCCAGACGGCTCCACGTGCTGCGCCTACTGGCGTCCTGGAGTCTTCAGGACCCTGTGAGCCTCCAGAAACGTCTCTGGTATGACTTATTCTGTCGTTCACCTCCCTGTCCTCCTTCTCATCACCCAGCGATGGAGATAAACTCCCAGTGGAGATGGATTCCACAGCAGGAATAATTCTTTGGGGAACGTACGGTACAAGCATTTCATTTGAAGGACAGAAGAGAAGATGTGTAAGATGAAGTATTTGAACAAAACGTGTGATGATGCTTAATGTTTAAAAGTGAAAGAGAGGCTATCTGTAAATaatcttttttctcctttgtgtttaatgctgttttgcTATCCTGGTATCAAGTGCTGGATTTAGACATCCCATTTTAAACCTCTATTTCCAAATCAGGTCAAACCGCCTTCGTCTTCAAGATCCATGTCTGTAACCACTGCTGTTAAAAGTGGAAAACGACCAGTTGATGGATTTGGCTTCTCCAGTCTTTAAATGTAACGTCATGACGAAAgataatccttttttttttttaacctgtgcTCAAACCAAATCAGATTCCTAATGATGTCCAGCAGGTAAAGGCAGGTGGAGATGGCTTGTACGCACTCTGTCAGCTGGGATTTCAGAATAAGCTGTTACAGAGTCAGAACAATGTTTAGTGTTTTTCTCAGAGGTCCAGTTATTTTATGTCATAGACACAAACTTGATTTTTGAACAACAATCATGCAGCCAAGTGCAGAAGAGATCTTGTTTTTAGCAGTGCATATTTTCAAAGAACACCCCAGCGTGCCACTGTTCTTTAAGGTATTTTGAATTCCTTCAACAGTAAAACCGGAGAGTATCTTACTGTGTTGTTGATACAGGAGAAGTTTCTTTGCTGTCGGGAATTTCAAGACAGAAACCCAGACAGACAGGTGACTATAGAACTGcatttaaaagttttaatgtttagtCTGCAGCCTGTTCCCATTTCACACAAGTCACCAAACAAAACTGGGTTTGTGTTATTGCAATTTTAAGAAGGTGCATAAATAATTTATAGACCACTAAGGGGCCAAAATGTTTAGATTGGCAGCAACACCAGCTGCTACTAACCTTTTAATGGTGTAAACACACAAGCAAATAACTATAATTACACCAGCGCTCGCCAAAAATATCAGTGTCACATCCTCCATCAATGATTTAGCTCCTCAGCAGCTCTTGACAAAGGGAGCCTCATAATTTACCATCTAGCTACTGACTCAGTAGTTATCGTTTCAGTGCTGGATGGCTATCGCAACTTTATCCCCAACAACTTGGTGCTGTGAACAGTTGATGAGCAAGTGACAGTAATGTCCCATAAACctgaagttatttaaaaaaagaaccatGCAGCTTTTAGAAATGTCTTCATTTTATGAGACATCTTTAATCTCAGCctgcattcattcattgatCAGGTTTATTTGAGTAAATTAGCAGAAGGTCCATGGTCAGGGGGAAATTCCTCAAGAATACTAATTTAATCATTTGCACATGAAGTATAGTAtgctgtaaaatacattatctGAAACAAGAAGTTTGTGATGGAGAACATCCCAAGTCATTATCTGTTTTACAGTGATTCTTATCcatgtcatttttaaaatctttttatttagtttatgttGTTTagctgtaaatgtttttcagtgtaaATACTCCAGTGGCTGTAATTATCTGTGAACAAATGGGATCAGTTGAATGTGTTTTGTAAAACGATTACGATCCCACTGAGCCTCCGTGTGTCACTGAAATCCTAGGTGTTCCACTGTCAGAAAAGAACTCAGTGTATTGCCTTACACATCCTGTACAAAGTAAACAATGTAGTTAAAGGGGTAGTCCAACTCATGttaaaacactttcactttatttattttactgcaaaTCATTTCAGAAATAAAGTGCACAGCCACTTGTGAAGGAAACAGTTCTCAGGTCTGAATTTCACTTCtagtttttcattcatttaaaaacattggtCACAAATATTGTCTTTAACGTCAATGAGCTTTTTCATctgttgcatgtttgtgtcCACTGATGATTAGTTCCTCACCACTGGAGACACTTCCGTCACTGACGTTACCAAAGGTGGGGATGTCAGGGTCGGACGGCGAGTGCGCTGGCATCCTGCCCGTCTCAGCATCTTTAAGCACATCCATCCAGCGCTGTTTCAGGTCCAAACCGTCGCAAGAGAACGTGTGGGTGGTTTTGCTCTGAGTTAACCTGAAACACGTCTGACCCTGCAGCTCCTGAGGGGAATCCTCCACACTGCAGCCCAGCAGAGGAATACTGAGCAGCTGCTTCACATCCTGGAGACACAAGGGGGATGAAAGGGAGGGGACATAGATGCAAAGTTTGAAACTGTGCAGGGAAACATTTATATGGAAAAactacatttgtcttttttaatctgTACGTTTTTTTGCTTTATAAGCCCCCCCAACagaggccctgttcagacctggtattaacatctggcCTCTGATCCGAGCACAGGTGGACAGCATTAAGGtcgtctgttcacacctggcatcTAAACACGTCCTGAATGTGTCCCCTGTGACCACTTGCTTTTACccagtttacagatgtgtctgcACGAAAGAGCGAGTGAGCAGAGGCAGGAGGGACAGAATGAATGAACGTGtgcagctatgaagaaagataATAAGTAAGTAACAATGTTATCAGTCATTacgtggtgatcagtgttgatatcgTGGTGGTGGCCTCAAACAAATCAACGAGTTTAAACTGTGGTGGGTAAAAGACGTCAGCTGAGTGGgcggtccttcatatgtggcctaGGACACATTTGCATTAACACTGCAAAAATAATGTAGTCAGACTACCTCCCAATGTGATTTATGTGATGGGCTCACAGCACACACTTTGGGTGCGTTCAGACCTGAACTTGgtgctgaccacttgtgattgcctcactcaggatggatgtaAATACCAGGTTAGAAATTAAGAACTTTAAAGATTACACCAGTTCTCTAAAGACGTTTGTcaggaaattagatttttatacataacatgtttacatgtacTCAGCCATTTGTttcaaaatctgtctgcagtcTATCTCACAACAGCAATATTTAAACCATCATTTGGGCAATTTCCCTTTTTTATAAGTGGCGAGTCCATgtgattgtttttcatgtttgccaCTCAGAAGTGACTGCGGCAACATCTGTGTCTAGAAACACGCTTTCACCCAAATaccagagaaacacaaataGAAACATGTCTGTGGCTTCATTACTGAAAGCTTGAAAATACTATGAAATcatatgtttaaaaatgtaattaaagctTTAAAGtaacaatcaaatattaacatATCAGACATTTTTCTAATCCCAGAGATCCATACCTGTGGAACAGCGTACAGGCAGAGAACTGGAGGTTCAGTTCCTGTGATCACAGCCCACACTCGTTGCCAGGTTTTGGTGTTGTCACCTAACTGCAGGAAACCACTGATTACAACGTCACCAGACACAGGAGACGCTTCAGACTGAGAGGCAACACACAAGGAAAGAGAGCACTTTACAAATTTACATTGCCTTTGTGTCTTCACCAGCCAGTGCAGTTTCCGCCTACACAATTATTCCCCCCCAGATGTTGAAAAGATTTAATTGTCATTGACTAGAAAACAAAATCCTtcaatcttaaaaaaaacaactgtcagGCTCACCTCTAGTAttctttcctcccccctctgaCTGTTCAGGATGGAGTAACAGGTTTTACAAACTTTGTTCAGCTTGTTCCCATCATACTTTAGAGCCACTTTGTTGTCCGAACACTTCCAACACACCACCTGAGAATCAGAGAATCCACTGCTGAACTGTCCTCTGGTAAAATGAGTTTGTCTAATGATTTCAGTATAAATCTGTTGGTCACTCACGCAGCCACAGGCACGACAGTGATGTCGTCTTCTCGTGAGTGCGTTGAATGGCTCCTGGCATTTCATGCACACGGTCACCTCGTTGTCTCTGATCCAGCGGGGGGCTCGTCGGCCAAGTTCCTCCACCTGTAAAATGTGCACACGTCAGGGCTGGGGCAATGACTGCAAACTCTTtctgatcaaataaaaaaaatacctaCTGCTTCTTCTACATTCAGTTCCTTTGAGGCCAATTTGAAGGTTTCGTTTTTCTTCTGAAACACATCGATGGCTTCCTGAATCACCTGGAGATAAGACAGATAAGacttaagaaaaaaatgtacaacCAGAAACTTTTCCAGATTAATGTATCAATTATTGTGTAGCACCAAACATAAAAATACTTTGGTACCTTAATCCACTCATCTTGATCTTGTTCAGagctttgaaaaaaagaaacaaaatgtgttaAGTGTAAACCTGGGCAGAGGTAACAGTTGTCTAACATGCATTACATGTAGAGCACACACGAAAACACACCTGGCCTGCAGCTCAAGGGTCCTCTCCTTTCCAGACACCTGAAAAGTGTACGGGTGGTCTTCATTGGTGGTCTGCTGCACCTGCATGCCATCCACACCAATCCTGCATCGAACAGTAAAGCGCTGCCCGACGAGGCTGAACTTCGGAGAGCAGCAGAGTAGAAAGTTGTTGAACTGTGGATAAAGTGGTAATGAGGTCAAACTCACAGGGTTCTCTTTATAAATGTCCCTATTATCGCTACGACTTAGAAAACCTGCAGTTTAATATAATTGTGTGATTGAGgtaaagaaatagaaataagatagatagatataggtAGATATTTATATCCACAAACTGTGTGTCATcatctgtttctgtttacaCATTCCTGTTCTCACCAGGAACAGGTGTCTCTCCATGGCAGATGTGTTCCTGGCAGCAAGTTTGAGCAGGCGACCTTCTTTGAGAAGCTCATTGGTCGGATTgaccacttcctcctctccaacCATCTCGTAGATTTCCAGCAGCCGCTTCCTGCTCTCCTGCAGGGAAGGATGGTGAGAAAACACTGATAACTATGTATACAGGCACAACTATGTTATTTAAATGACTTTTGACAGCATAATACAATCAATGTGTTGTGTCGGAAATCTGACTTAGAACAATCGTAAATGGTTTGGTATGTATTGGTAACGTACAGCTTTGTGGATGGCGCTGTTTGAGTGGGTGGCTGCCATGGAAATGGTCTGCAAGGATTCTGGAGagggagacaaagggagagttTCATGATGCTCACTACAGACATGATGAGGTCTGAGAGACAGACGAACACATTGTGAGACACTGGAAGTTAAACGACACTGAAACTGGTGCGGTGCACCTACTGTGAGCCAGCTCGTAGTCGGGATTATCCTCGGGCAGTTTCTTTAGATAATCCCTCAGCAGCATTTCATAACGTGGAACCCTCTGAACCGGTTCCAACATGTGGTGTTGCAGGGTCAGGCTGCCACACGCCTCCTGACTCTAGTACAGTGAATAAATGATGTCCTGTTCACACCTCTGTACTTTTAGCTGGATAGTATTTATAACCTGCCGAGTGTCTCTTACCTGTATGTCCTGGATGATGCTTCTGAAAGCAGTGGAGCGCTCAATCCAGGTTCTCAGCAGCTCCATGGCCTGGTCAAAGTTCCTCACGTAGTCGGCATACATCCTCAGGAAGGGTGCGTGTTGCAGCATAACATTACCCAGGCCTGGCCGCGCACACCTGCATGTGGTGGAAGTGGGAAGGTAAAACATGTGATGTCTGCGTGTCCTGAATGTTGCCTGTGTTTGTGAGGACGACCCACCAGTGCGTGATGCAGGTTTCCAGGTCAGGTAGCAGGAACTGGCTGTGGAAGGAGTAGATGCAGGAAATGTTGGAGAAAATATTTCTTATCACCTCAGGAGGAAATGAGCCTCGACCTGCCTCTTCTGTCAGGCGTGAGCAGAACACCTGTGTtgggaggcagaggcagagcaTGTTCATTAGATTTACAGTTAAAGAAATACTCTATCCCTCAGGAGCTAAAAGTATCTGACACTTGtacaaaggaagaaaaaactgaaaatgtttaatttaatttcagacTTTTTTAGCATCATTTGTATTAATGGAGGGAGCGTCATAGATGACCACACTGACCTGGTCGAGCAGGTGAAGGCGAGCAACGTaggccctctctgtctgcaggagcTCATTGGCTATCTTATATAATTTCTGCTCTGTGCTCTCATCTTTGGGTTTGATTCCTCCCGTCTCCCTCTGCTTGTCCTCATTTTGTTCCCCTATACACTCATAAGGGATCCTCCCTTCGTGTGAAGTAGCTTCATTCCACTGGCAGGAGAACTTGGAACCACACCTTGTGGGTATTTTACGTGGTTCTACTTCTTCATTTGTTTGCTTCCCATTAACTATTGGCCTCTCTTTGCCCTGCACTAAGACATTATTTTGTCTGAGGGAATGCTCTATGTTGTTGCATGATAGATGACCTTCACTTATGTTATGATTGAGTTTGTGGTTAGCCGGTGCTTTGACGGTGATGGCAGGTCCATTGCAGTTGGCTGATTGAAGCCGTTTCAGTGGAGAACGCTGAACATTTTCAGTGGGAATCCTgcagaaataaagtttattcatgtttgaaaaatggTATACATGCTACGTGATGATGTTTAGTTAATTGAGGTACAGAAgtagaataattaaaaaagttcCACCTGCTCTCATCCAAGTAAACAATCAAGTCGGGCACACTCAGAGATTTccctgttttcttctctgctccctCCATCTTGCAGCTTGGGATTCTGTGCAGTCCTAGCCAGGACTTGGAGTTCTTGGCGGGGCTGTAGCTCCCTGTTCTCCCCTGCACGGGACTGGGGGTCCGTAGTTTTCCTGAGAGAGGGCTAAGGTTTCTTGGGGATAACTTGGCAGGGCTGTGCCCTCTTTCCCTCAACAGGCTACAGTTCTGGATGCTCCTTTTGCCTGGACTTGGAGATCCTAAAACTGGACTGCTTGCGAGTCTTGGAATCCCCTGAGGGGACCGGGCAGGGCTGATATATGGTCCTGATACTCCATTCAAAAAAGGGCTCCCTCCACCTCTAACAGGACTCGGGGAGCCAAGACAGTTCTGTGCTGGGCtgacacaggaaacagaaagtcCATACCTTCTGTTACGACTCTGCTCATACTCTGTGTCGTTAAGCTGTTGTGGTGGGAATTTTCCTGGAGTGGGACTGTGGGACTGATCTTCTCCTGTCCTCACAGGGCTCTGGAGGTGAGCTGGTTTAGGAGGCACTGCAAAGAGATAAACAGTGTGGTGGCTAATTTGTGATCACAGTGCAATGTTGTGCCTGACCATAACACTCCAACGAGCTGCATGTGATCTCAAATAATAAGATGGTATTTGACAACTATTTATTGACTTTGATGTAGTATTTATTGTTCATCTTATGCACTCTTACCCACCTTGTGGTTTGAAAGGAGATCTTTTAGCTGGGCTCGTTTTCTTGTCTTCTTTGGACTTTGGTTCTGATCCACAGACCTGGTCACAAGCATGGCCACAGCTGTACGAGCCACACACTCCACTACTCACTAGTAAAAGAAACACAATGTCATTATTTAAACCATATATCCAAGTAAAGAATGTCAGTACACACTTTCTACGATATTTTCTAaccttggacatttgcattgaAAAACAAATTTTCTGGTTTCGAACAAGGCGCCACTACAGACTTTGCATTTGGAAACCCACAGATCAGTTATGTTGATGAGAAGGGCGCAGGAGAGAATGCTGCACATAGATCTAGACAGGTCTTGTTCCTCCTCAGCCATGTCACATGCACATTAAAACTCTGTCCATATTTAAATATCACTAAACAGTTTTCCACACATACTCAACTCAAGGTCTTATTCTTGTCCAGAAGCCCCACAACTCATTCTGGTGTTATTCTTGGTTTGCAAAGATTTTGTGTTGATCCAAAAGGGATGAGACACTAAAAAAACAGTACAGATACTACACACGACACAGTATTGACTCCTGTTTAATCACCCTTAGAAATCTATGCACTGATTACATGACCGGCATCCTCACCTCAACACACAAATTGTGTAACAGCTTGTGTTCTTACCTGCAGTTTATTTCCATGTATGTGACGGATTATCTGTTGCTTGTATAAGAATGTAAAACCTCTCAGTTCAGTTCACTACTGGCTTTTCTGAAGTGTGACAGATTTGTGAGTCATGTGGAGAGAGAGCCAAAGTCTGCTTTCTCAACAGCATCATACTTCTGCTTTCTCacttctgttttctcttcatgATAAGTTCACAAGTTAGGTTCATTCAACACTTGTCTCAACAGATAATAATACTTTCAGGTTAGTTTCTAGAAATCACGCATGTGTATTAATttgttgtctctctctgctAATTAGGTGGTAATGTCTCAGCCCAAGATATGTTCAAGTTGAcattgatttaatgaacaaaacaTTGTACATGTTTAAGGCACAGATATGAAAGCAGTATTGACTTTTAGCAGGAGTAGCTCTTTTATATTCCTTAATAGTTTGAAAAAATCAGCTTGCCTCCTGTTACAAAAAGCCTCATATCAAGCTAAAAGAATGGTTTGTATCATGTAGTGATGGACAGTACTATTGACTTTTGCATCTAACTGTACCATTGGAGCAAGCACTTCTTACATCTAGCTCCGCCTCAGAGGGGGAACAGAAAGGCTTTGTGTGTATtcgcgtgtgtgtttgcatgtttatgggggggggggggggattctggTCTCAAGACACAAGCAAAGTCCAGGCTGAATCAGGGGTAAAAGATTTCTCTGCTGTAATCCAACAAGAGGCTAACAGGCGCCAACTGTGACTAGTAAAAATCAAATATCTGCACACATACCATAGTGCATGTAAGCCAGGTACAACATGGAGGGTAAAGGCCCTGTCTCGCTCTTACTGTTCTTATTCTCAGAATGCTTCATATTTAGTCTTCCACCATTGATATAAATGGGCTGAAAACGATCCTGAAACTGAATCAACACCCTCCAAAGCACACtcgaattttcatttttgggtgaactatccctttaggtaataaaatattaaaaacagaagaaagtcAGAAAAGTGTTAATGAAAAATTTTGAATCATTAGTTCTTAAAAACCTTTTTTGCTCTGAAATAcgttaaaaaaatgtaattcaatttattttgtagCATTAAATCACAACATCCATGAAATCAGAtctaataatactaatactcaGATATTATAAGTACTGTGGATAATGTGCAGAGAAATAAAGCTATAACTTATAACAGaatttatcttgttttaacttatctttactttatattCTTCACTTTTCAGGCTTGTTTGATTATCTTGCTGTTGCAATGCTGTTAATTTCCCAATCTTGGATCAATAAagggattctgattctgaaccAGATCAGTCtaacagaaccagactcagtctAACAGAACCAGATCAGTCTAACAGAACCAGATCAGTTGGGTCACAGTGAGATTCTAATGTAAAAGCTCCTCCACCTGTTCCTGACGCTCCTCCGTCCACCTCCGCTCCTCGGCCCCTCCGTCTCACGGCCACTCGCCTGAACTCCTCCGTCTCTCGGCCGCAGTTGAGCGTCAGACTGTTCCTCTTCTTCAGGTCGAACATGGCTGGTGACCTCCGCCCGCAGACACCGAGAGGAGAGGCCGACTCTCCGCGCAGCTCCGCCGCTTCACCTGCTTCAATCACCGGCTGTGAACTGACCGCAGCTGCCGCAGCTCCGGCTCTGATTGACAGAGCCCTGCACCCGCCCTCTGCAGCTCACCGACCAATCACAACCCCCCCCTCACACCTCGATGCCAAAGTGGAAAATCAATTAACGAAAGAGACTTTGACAAAACCCGTAGCCAACTTCAAATTCAATACATAAACTATAAATACTTAAGGTCACATTTGAGTTTGCATTATTCCCAACAAATTATACATCattaaagattttcaacttgaataattaATTCATCAAGATCtaatgtgtgatttaagtgttcccttaattttcTTGAGCAGTGTAGTTTGGAAACCTGACATAGTCTCCTGGTGAAAGAGTGTGTGCACCATTCAGTCAGGTAATGAACccacaactgcaacaacaaTATACATGCAGTGGGAATGAGTTGCAAATGACATTGACATAATTAATGTCACAGGACAGGCACTGCCCAGAAGTGGGATTTGAACTCATGCCTTTAGGGTAGACTGCGACCTGAACACAGCTACTTCGACCTCTCTGCTGTACGAATTTAAAAGTGCAGAATGTGGCTTCCTTTAGTCTGACAGGTTAGATGAGGCAAAACAAAATAACTGTCTCAGCAACAGAATCCCTGCGGGGTTCCCCACGCTACactttatgtgtgaatgcagcGTAACAGGTGTGTCaagctgaagcaggtaaggcaAGTAGAAAGTTCACAGTGTACAgtggttccatggtgtaatggttagcactctggactctgaatccagtaatccgagttcaagtctcggtggaaCCTGATTTCGAGAGAATTCAAATGTTTAACTGTCCATCAACACATAATGGTATGTGATACTTCACTATTTGAATACGTACACATGTATCACATGTATCAGTAAAATCACTGAGGAACACAGGACCTGCTCAATGTCACAGAAGTTGTCACATTTATATATTGCAACACAAACCATGATGTTTACCACATTGTTGTTCAGAGCACCAGCATTGCATGATGTCAGGACTATATACTGATTTGCAGCGTTTGCATTAGCTCTGCTCTCTTCCTGCAGAGCTTCACCTGGCTGCAGTCAGGGAGGGTTGTTAAGGTGATGTGGTGACACCTGTGTAGGCCTCAACCAGGCTACAAATACAAGTCTGACTTCAGAGTCTCTTCTGCTCCCTCCTCGGCTCCACATCTCTCCAGGTTTGGGGTTTGTTTTTGGCATTTTTTCAGCAGCATGCCCAAGAGTGTAAATGATCTTCACCTTTTAGATTTATTTCCTGTTAAAATCACTTGGGTTTACCTGCCTTAGAGAAACAATGTCCCCGTACCaactggtattaacatgtgttttttgtgggCAGCTCTAAGTTCAGTCGTCAACTCACTCATGTTGAATAGCGATTACATTTGGAGGTGGTCTGGGCCACGTgtgtccacattcttttagcAGTATGACAGCAGATGTGATCCAGGGCCGCACATGAAGGACCTCCTACTCAATTGATGTCCACTGACCCGCTGCAGTTTCTCTATGAGAAACTGTGCCCATAcgctgatttattttttgtggcCATT from Paralichthys olivaceus isolate ysfri-2021 chromosome 23, ASM2471397v2, whole genome shotgun sequence includes the following:
- the LOC109632731 gene encoding FYVE, RhoGEF and PH domain-containing protein 4-like isoform X3 — protein: MEGAEKKTGKSLSVPDLIVYLDESRIPTENVQRSPLKRLQSANCNGPAITVKAPANHKLNHNISEGHLSCNNIEHSLRQNNVLVQGKERPIVNGKQTNEEVEPRKIPTRCGSKFSCQWNEATSHEGRIPYECIGEQNEDKQRETGGIKPKDESTEQKLYKIANELLQTERAYVARLHLLDQVFCSRLTEEAGRGSFPPEVIRNIFSNISCIYSFHSQFLLPDLETCITHWCARPGLGNVMLQHAPFLRMYADYVRNFDQAMELLRTWIERSTAFRSIIQDIQSQEACGSLTLQHHMLEPVQRVPRYEMLLRDYLKKLPEDNPDYELAHKSLQTISMAATHSNSAIHKAESRKRLLEIYEMVGEEEVVNPTNELLKEGRLLKLAARNTSAMERHLFLFNNFLLCCSPKFSLVGQRFTVRCRIGVDGMQVQQTTNEDHPYTFQVSGKERTLELQASSEQDQDEWIKVIQEAIDVFQKKNETFKLASKELNVEEAVEELGRRAPRWIRDNEVTVCMKCQEPFNALTRRRHHCRACGCVVCWKCSDNKVALKYDGNKLNKVCKTCYSILNSQRGEERILESEASPVSGDVVISGFLQLGDNTKTWQRVWAVITGTEPPVLCLYAVPQDVKQLLSIPLLGCSVEDSPQELQGQTCFRLTQSKTTHTFSCDGLDLKQRWMDVLKDAETGRMPAHSPSDPDIPTFGNVSDGSVSSGEELIISGHKHATDEKAH
- the LOC109632731 gene encoding FYVE, RhoGEF and PH domain-containing protein 4-like isoform X1; this translates as MFDLKKRNSLTLNCGRETEEFRRVAVRRRGRGAEVDGGASGTVSSGVCGSYSCGHACDQVCGSEPKSKEDKKTSPAKRSPFKPQVPPKPAHLQSPVRTGEDQSHSPTPGKFPPQQLNDTEYEQSRNRRYGLSVSCVSPAQNCLGSPSPVRGGGSPFLNGVSGPYISPARSPQGIPRLASSPVLGSPSPGKRSIQNCSLLRERGHSPAKLSPRNLSPLSGKLRTPSPVQGRTGSYSPAKNSKSWLGLHRIPSCKMEGAEKKTGKSLSVPDLIVYLDESRIPTENVQRSPLKRLQSANCNGPAITVKAPANHKLNHNISEGHLSCNNIEHSLRQNNVLVQGKERPIVNGKQTNEEVEPRKIPTRCGSKFSCQWNEATSHEGRIPYECIGEQNEDKQRETGGIKPKDESTEQKLYKIANELLQTERAYVARLHLLDQVFCSRLTEEAGRGSFPPEVIRNIFSNISCIYSFHSQFLLPDLETCITHWCARPGLGNVMLQHAPFLRMYADYVRNFDQAMELLRTWIERSTAFRSIIQDIQSQEACGSLTLQHHMLEPVQRVPRYEMLLRDYLKKLPEDNPDYELAHKSLQTISMAATHSNSAIHKAESRKRLLEIYEMVGEEEVVNPTNELLKEGRLLKLAARNTSAMERHLFLFNNFLLCCSPKFSLVGQRFTVRCRIGVDGMQVQQTTNEDHPYTFQVSGKERTLELQASSEQDQDEWIKVIQEAIDVFQKKNETFKLASKELNVEEAVEELGRRAPRWIRDNEVTVCMKCQEPFNALTRRRHHCRACGCVVCWKCSDNKVALKYDGNKLNKVCKTCYSILNSQRGEERILELGDNTKTWQRVWAVITGTEPPVLCLYAVPQDVKQLLSIPLLGCSVEDSPQELQGQTCFRLTQSKTTHTFSCDGLDLKQRWMDVLKDAETGRMPAHSPSDPDIPTFGNVSDGSVSSGEELIISGHKHATDEKAH
- the LOC109632731 gene encoding FYVE, RhoGEF and PH domain-containing protein 4-like isoform X2; translated protein: MFDLKKRNSLTLNCGRETEEFRRVAVRRRGRGAEVDGGASGTVSSGVCGSYSCGHACDQVCGSEPKSKEDKKTSPAKRSPFKPQVPPKPAHLQSPVRTGEDQSHSPTPGKFPPQQLNDTEYEQSRNRRYGLSVSCVSPAQNCLGSPSPVRGGGSPFLNGVSGPYISPARSPQGIPRLASSPVLGSPSPGKRSIQNCSLLRERGHSPAKLSPRNLSPLSGKLRTPSPVQGRTGSYSPAKNSKSWLGLHRIPSCKMEGAEKKTGKSLSVPDLIVYLDESRIPTENVQRSPLKRLQSANCNGPAITVKAPANHKLNHNISEGHLSCNNIEHSLRQNNVLVQGKERPIVNGKQTNEEVEPRKIPTRCGSKFSCQWNEATSHEGRIPYECIGEQNEDKQRETGGIKPKDESTEQKLYKIANELLQTERAYVARLHLLDQVFCSRLTEEAGRGSFPPEVIRNIFSNISCIYSFHSQFLLPDLETCITHWCARPGLGNVMLQHAPFLRMYADYVRNFDQAMELLRTWIERSTAFRSIIQDIQSQEACGSLTLQHHMLEPVQRVPRYEMLLRDYLKKLPEDNPDYELAHKSLQTISMAATHSNSAIHKAESRKRLLEIYEMVGEEEVVNPTNELLKEGRLLKLAARNTSAMERHLFLFNNFLLCCSPKFSLVGQRFTVRCRIGVDGMQVQQTTNEDHPYTFQVSGKERTLELQASSEQDQDEWIKVIQEAIDVFQKKNETFKLASKELNVEEAVEELGRRAPRWIRDNEVTVCMKCQEPFNALTRRRHHCRACGCVVCWKCSDNKVALKYDGNKLNKVCKTCYSILNSQRGEERILESEASPVSGDVVISGFLQLGDNTKTWQRVWAVITGTEPPVLCLYAVPQDVKQLLSIPLLGCSVEDSPQELQGQTCFRLTQSKTTHTFSCDGLDLKQRWMDVLKDAETGRMPAHSPSDPDIPTFGNVSDGSVSSGEELIISGHKHATDEKAH